A stretch of DNA from Cellulomonas xiejunii:
GCTGGACGTGGGGTCGCAGCGGAGCCCGGGCGCGCCCCGGCGCGTCGACCGTCACCGCTGGCCGCTCGCCCGCACCGCGTCGGGTCCGCTCGTCAGCGCGGCGTCGCCGGGCTCCGCGCCACGCGGCCCGGCCCGGCCGTCGACCTCGGCGGTGGCTGCGGGGCCTCCGGCCTCCGGAGAGGCCACGTCGGCACCGGTGGGTGCCGCCCCGGCGATCGCGTGCTCGGAGGCGGGAGCCCCCGCGTCGGGAGCCCCCGCGTCGGGTGTCGCCGCGTCAGGTGTCACCCCGTCGGGCGCCACCGTGCCGGGCACGGCCGGGGTGGCGCCCGACCCCCGTCCGCGGGGGATGGTCGCGCCGCGTCGTCGTCCGCGGCGCTGCGTCGGCGCCGCTGGATCGGCCTTGCCGTATCGCTTGCCCGTCTCGTCCGGGGCGTTCGTGGCGACCACGCCGAGGCAGGTCGCGCCCACGCGCTCGAGCGCGGCCAGCGCCCCGCGCAGGTGCTGGCGGCGTGTCGAGCGCAGGCGGGTCACGAGAAGGACCCCGTCGCTGCGGCGGGCGACGAGTGCGGCATCGACGACCGGCAGCACCGGTGGGGCGTCGATGACGACGAGGTCGTACGCCTGCGCGGCGTCCTCGAGCAGCCTCTGCATCGCGGGGGAGTCAAGCAGCTGGCTGGGGTTCGGCGGGCGGTCCCCGGCTGTGAGGACGTGGAGGTTCGGCATGCCCCAGGTCTGCACGACGTCGTCGAGGCGGGCACGCCCGATGAGCACGGTCGTGAGGCCGGCGCCGCCCTCGAGGCCGAGCGCATCGGCGATCGCAGGCTTGCGGAGGTCCGCATCAACCAGGAGCACGCGGACACCCTTCTCGGCGACCGCCGACGCGAGGTTCACCGACGTCGACGTCTTCCCCTCGCCCGCCATGGCGGACGTGACGACCACGGTCCGCAGCGGGTGCCCGGTCTCGAGGTACTGGAGGTTCACCTGCAGCCGTCGGAACGCCTCGGCGCGCGGTGTGCCCGGCATGGTCCGGACCGTGGTGTACGCGGTGCGGGCCGACCGGGTGCGGACGATGGTCCCCAGGATCGGCAGCCCACCGACCCGCTCGACGTCGCCGACCGTGCGCAGCCGGGTGTCGCGGACCGTGAGCAGGAGCGCGAGCGCGACGCCGAGCACGGCGCCGGCCGCCATCCCCGACGCGGTCAGGAACCGCGTGTTCGGTTCGAAGGGGACCGCGGGCGCCACAGCAGGGGCGACGAGGGTGAGCTCGATCGCGCTCTGCCCGGTCTCGGTGCGCGGCGAGAGGTCCTGCACGGTGACGGCGAGCTGGCGCGCGACCGCGTTGGAGATCGCCGCTGCGAGGCCCGGATCCGGGTCGGTCGTCGAGATCTCGAGGATGACGGTGTTGAGCGGGTTGTTGGCGGTGACGCGCGAGCTGAGCGCCTTCGCGGTGGTGTCGAGGTCCAGCTCGTCAATGACGGGATCGAGGACGGCCGGCATGCTGGCGAGCCGGCCGAACGACGTCACGGAGTTCTGGACGAACGTCGAGCCCTGGACGAGCTCGTTGGCGGAGTTCGCCTCGTTGACGGAGGCGAAGACGCTCGCGGATGCGCGGTACGCCGGGGTGATCGACTGGGCGTAGGCCCAGGCGAGTGCTCCACCGACGACCGCGAGCACGGCGATGACGAACCACCGCTTGCGCAGGGCCAGCAGGTACTCGTCGAGCTCCATGTGGTGACGCTCCTCACGCACGACCGGCTCCGATCGTCTCACGGCCCATGTGCCACGGCGGGCGGTATGCGCCCGAATGGGTGGCTTTGGGCGGGGTGATATCCGGCACCACCCGAAGACGGTCACATCTCGTGGGCGGTCGGCCGGATGGCGCGCGTCGTCCGGGCCGACAACGTGACGGGGATGGTCGGTGTCCTGTCGGACACCGACCATCCCCGTCACGTCACTGCGGGTGCGTCACTGCTGCGGAGCCTCGAGCGGGCCGAGCCCCGTCCAGCCGTACGTCACCTCCAGCGCCTGGGCGACCTTGTCCGTCACGGCGACGGCGACGCCCTGCGCCGCCGACCTGCCGGTGGCGTTCAGGCGCAGGTCGCTGCCGACGATCGCCGAGCCCTCGACGAGCTTCGAGGACCGGTCGTTGCCGGTGGCGGCACTGAACTCGGAGAGGGTGCTGTACGACCGCAGGTTCGGCCCGTCCGTCCACTGGACGAGGCGGGACGGGTTCGCGGCGCTGGGCCGGTAGTAGAGGTTGCCGGCATAGGCCATCCCGAGGTTTGCGGCCTTCGCCCTCTCCGTGAAGTCGTGCACCTGGATCACCGAGGTGGATCCCGGCGCGGCCACGAGGACGTTGTTGCGCACCGACACGTCGCGCAGCACGTAGGGAACCTCCGGGTTGGTGCTCGTGCGCTCGTCCTGCAGCATGCGGATGGCGTAGACCCGGTTGCCGGTGAACATGTTGTTCGAGACCTCGATGACGCTGGAGTCGAAGATCTTGAGCCCGGACTCGCCGTTGCCGTGCATGTAGTTGCTGGCGACGACGATGTTCTTGCTCAACTCGATCTCGATCCCGTCCCCGCCGTTCTGGGTGAACGTGTTGTGGACGACGCGCGAGTTGCGCATGTCGATGTCGAACCACAGGCCTCGTGTCACGTTCGCCTGGAAGACCGAGTGGTCCACGGTGACGTTGGTGGAGTTGTGCAGCTTCACACCACCGGAGGCCGGCTCCGCCTTGAAGTGCTCGGAGTTGTTCCGCGCGAACAGTGACTGCGTGATCACCATGTCGTCGGTCTTGCTGCCGACGAAACCGAGCAGCCCGTTGTCCGTGACCGTGATGCGGGAGAACTTCGCGCCCTTGGCCCAGGCGTAGACGCCGATGCTCGCGTTGTCGCGGACGACGACGTTCTCCAGCGTGACGTCCGGCACCTCGGCACTCACGACACCCAGCACGGCGGCGTGGTCGCCGTAACGCTGCACGCCGATGCCGCGCAGGGTCGTGCCCGCGCCCTGGATCTGGATCGCCTTCTGGAGGACGCTGGCGCGCACCTCCTTGTTGCTGGGGTCCGTGCCGATGACGAGGCGGTCGGCCGCCCGATCGACGAAGAACGTGCCCGCAGTGACCGCGCCCGCCGAGCCGACCTGGGTCAGCTCGGTGCCGCCGACCCAGACCTGGTCGGGGTGACCGGCCATGGGGTAGGCCGGGTCGATGTAGCGGCTCGACTCGTCCTTGCCGGCGCTCAAGGAGACACGGTTGTCGAACTCGACGTCCCAGCCGCCGACCGACCAGGTGCTGCCTGACCTCTGCCAGCCGGACACGACCCGCGAGCCGTCGAACCACACCGCCTCGTTGGGCGCGGACTGGATGGTCAGAGCGCGGTAGAACGGCACCTGGACGCTCTCGTGGTACGTGCCGGCGTGCAGCACGACCGTCGAGCCGTTGGGCGCCTTCGACAGCGCCGTCGCCGCGCTGCCGTAGGGCGAGGCGGCCGAGCCGTCTCCCTTGCTGTCACCGCGCGGCTCGACGTGTACCGCGTTCGCCGGGACGGCGTACGTGGTCGTGCCCACGGCTGCCGAGCCGTAGGCGGCGGCCGGTGCGGGCGTCGGGACAGGTGCCGCGGTCGCGGTCGGCTTGGGCGTGGGCGACGGCGTCGGAGTCGCCGTCGGCTTCGCCGTGGGCGTCGCGGTGGTGGTCGGTCTCGGCGTGCTCGTCGGCTTCGGCGCGGCGCTGGCCGACGGGGTGGGGGTGGCCGACGGCGTCGTGGTCACGGGCACGAGGGTGCGCGTCAGGAGGTCGTCGAAGCGCAGCGCCATGGCTGCCGTCGAGCCGGACAGGCCACCGCGCACCGACACGGTGCCGGCCTTCGAGATCCGCTTGGAGCTCGAGTCCTCCGTGAGCACCTGCCAGCTGGGAGCGGTCGTGCCGACGGGCCACGCCCGTGCCGCGACGGAGACCGGTGAGCTGCCGGTGACCTGGAGCTCGAACCTGAACGCGGTCGAGGTCGACGTGGCGCGCTGCGGCAGGAGCTTGTCCGCCACGAGCACGACGTCACCCCCGTTGGAGCGCTCGAGCTTGAGGCTGACCTTGTTGTCCTTGCCGAAGCGCAGCGTCCCGCGGTACCCGGTCGTCGAGCCCGATCCGCGCAGCTGGAGCGTGGCGGAGGCCCCGTTGCCGGCCGTCGGCAGCTTGTCGACCGAGACGGTGACCGCCGACCGGGCGTCGGCGACCGAGGTGCCGGAGGCGACGACCTGCCCGGCGCGGCCGGGGGCGAGGGACATCTGGCCACGACCCGAGGCCACCGACGCACCGACGGCGCTGTCCGCCGAGTAGGTCTGGCCGCTCGTCGCGGTCCCCCAACCAGTGGCGACCGTCCGCGAGAAGCTGTCCTGCAGAACCGTCGACCCGAGCTCGTAGCTGGTGGCCGCTGCTGCGCCCTGTCCCGAGGCGACGAGGGTGCTGAGCCCGAACGCCGCCGTGAGACCCAGCGCGACGGTCTGCCTTACGCGGCTTCGGCGAGAACCGGACCGTTCCGGACGGCTCCGCGAGCGGTCGGGACGTCGGGCACGACGCCCAGTGGGCAGCGAGTGTGCGGCCATGGGGGGCCTCCGGGGAAAGGAGAGACTGTCCTGGGAGCCGATCGGGTGAACGACGCGTTGAGCCTCTTGGCCTACTGGTCCGTGAGTGTTCCACAGGCCTTGAGGCGCTCCGCAAGGTCTCGGACCGCCCACTGATCCCGGTCCGGAGGGTGCGAGAGGCTCGTCGAGCGGGGTCGCCGCAGTCGACGGCGTGCGCCCGAAGGGGCCCCCTCGTCGGGTCCGGGCTCACTCCCGCGGGTGGTGCCGGTCACGTGCGATTGCGCAGGTCATCCGGCGTCCTGTGACCAGCAGCCGCCACCGGGGCCGCCGCTCCCGGCCGAAGTGCCCGGGTTCTGTACGTCTGTCCATTTCAGCGAGGGGCCGAAGGCGGACAGATGTCCACGTCCCACATGTTGGACGTCAGAACGTGACCTATGTCACATAAGGACAGACGGCGCGATGTGGGACAACGAGGGATCACTCGTACGGGTGAAGAAAGTCCCCGGCCCGCGTCGGTGCCTTCCCGGCGGTCCGCCTCGCCCCCGTGCCGGACAGGCGGCCGCCCCGGTCCCTCACGGGATCACGTACTGCGAGGCGTACGCCCACGCGACCAGAGCCTGAGTCACCAGCAGGACGCCGCACAGCGCGACCACGGCGCGTTCCCGGAGTGCTTGGACCACCAGCCAGACGAGCGGGAACGCCGCCAGCAGGAACCGCGGCCGTGGGCCGACCCCGCTGTACGCGAGCATCTGGGCGAGCAGCACGAGCGTGTACGTCGCCGGTACCGCGGGGATGCGCGCACCGCGCCACACCGCCCAGGCCGCCAGCGCCAGCCAGAAGAAACCGGCCCACATCACGAGGTAGGTGTGGTCGTGCACCAGCTCGGAGAACCCCGTGACGATGTAGGCGAACTCGATCCCGAAGTCGAGCCCCTGGTGCCAGAAGCGCTCCTGGACGACGAACCACGCGTCCGGTCGCCCGGTGTGCCACCACAGGAACCCCCAGTACCCCAGCACGCCGAGAGGGGCGAGGGCGGGTGCCACCAGGCTCCGCACGTCGCGGTCGCGGCGCAGTGCCAGGAACGACGCGACGGCCGCGGCGGCGACCAGCCCGAGCGCGTTCGGACGCGTTGCCGTGGCCGCCATGGCGACGAGCCCGGCGGACGTCCAGCGGTGGCGTGCGAGCAGCAGCAGGCAGGACGCGGCGAGCACGACGAGCAGCGGGTCCGACATGAACAGGGAGAACGTCGCCGACCCGGGCATGGCGACGACCACGAGCGCGGCGAGGAACGCTGTGCGTGCGGGGAGGACGGCGCGGCCGGCGGCGTGGACCGCGAGGACGGCGACGCCACCGAGCAGCGTGTTGAGGACGACGCCGGTGGCGACCACCGGGGCGCCCGTGACGTCGGAGAGCCCTCGGACCAGCATCGGGAACAGGGGGAAGAAGGCGGCCGTGGCCAGGTGCCCCTGACCTGGCTCGGGGATGAACCCGGGGTAGCCGTGCTCGACGATCGCGACGTAGAAGGGCCCGTCCCAGGGCGCGAACGCGCGGGACCAGTCGAGGCCCTGCTGGCGGCGTGCGACCTCGACCGCGCCGAGCACCACCACCCGCGACAGGAGGTACGCGATGAGGATGAGCGCGCTGGTCCGGAGGCGCTCGCGGCGTGCGTGCGGGGCGTCGCCGTGGGGCGCCGCGGGCGCACGGACGACGGTGCCGCCCTCGGGCGGGTCGTCGGTGGGTGCGCCGCCCGCCGTCACGAGGCGCGCCCGTCTCAGCAGCTGCGTGAACATCGTCCCCCTGGCGTGCGCGACGGGGGCGGCGACGTGCTGGCGCGGCGCTGCGCGACGGAGACCCGCATCGCCCACCCCCCCGGTCAGGACGAAACCGGGGCAACCCGGTCGATCCACACTGGCAGCGGGCGGCCGCCGCGCCCACACCCGCGGCGGGTGAAACGCGCGCGCCGCGGTCGACATCCCGCGGCTCCGTAGAATGGGTGCGCTTTCCGGATCACCCCCCGGCCCCTCGGGAGGGTGGCGATCATGCTGCCCGAAGGACCCCATGGACCTCACCGGCCTCCTGCCCGCCCTCCTCGCCGACCCCGCCGCTGCCGAGGCGGTCGCATCCGTGCGCGCGCGGGGCGAGCTCGACGTCGTCGGTCCTGCCGGCGTCCGCCCCCCGCTCCTGGCGGCGCTCGCCGGCGCGCACCCGACGGTGCAGGACGGCGCCGCGGGGACCGGCCGCCCGCTCGTCGTCGTCACCGCCACGGGCCGCGACGCCGACGAGCTCGCGTCCGCGCTGCGGTGCTACCTGCCCGACGACGACGTCGCCGTGCTGCCGAGCTGGGAGACCCTGCCGCACGAGCGGCTGAGCCCGCGCTCGGACACGGTCGCGCGCCGGCTGGCCGTCTTCCGCCGCCTGGCGCACCCGGACCCGGAGCACGGCCCGTCCGGCCCGGTGCGGGTCCTCGTCATGCCCGTGCGCGCGCTGCTCCAGCCGGTCGTCGAGGGGCTGGGAGAGCTCGTCCCGGTCGAGGTGCACGCCGGTGACACGGTGGACCTCGAGGACCTCTCCCAGCGGCTGGTCGACGCGGCGTACACCCGTGTCGACATGGTCGAGCGGCGTGGGGAGTTCGCCGTGCGTGGCGGCATCCTCGACGTCTTCCCGCCGATCGAGGACCACCCGCTGCGCATCGAGCTGTGGGGCGAGGACGTCGAGGAGATCCGCTGGTTCTCCGTCGCCGACCAGCGCAGCCTCGAGGTCGCCGACCAGGGCCTGTGGGCGCCGCCGTGCCGGGAGATCCTGCTGACGGACGCGGTCCGCGCGCGGGCCGCGTCGCTGCGCGAGCAGCTGCCCGGGGCGCTGGACATGCTGGACCGGCTGGCCGAGGGCATCGCGGTCGAGGGGATGGAGTCGCTCGCGCCCGTGCTGGTCGAGCGCATGGTGCCGGTGCTGGACCTCGTGCCCGACGAGTCCCTGCTGGTGGTCGTCGACCCCGAGCGCGTGCGCCGCCGCGCGCACGACCTGGTCGCGACCACCCACGAGTTCCTCGAGGCGGCGTGGACGTCGGCCGCGGCCGGTGCCGCCGTCCCGCTCGACCTGTCCGCCGCGTCGTTCGCCTCCTTCGCGGAGGTCCGGGCGCTGGCGGCCGTCCGGTCCCTCGGCTGGTGGACGCTGTCGGGCTTCACGCTCGACGCCGACGCCGTGACGGGCGAGCAGACGCCGACGGGCGACGGCCCGGCCGCCGCGTCGGACGTGCGCACCCTGGTCGTCGCCGCGCGCGAGGTCGAGCGGTACCGCGGGGAGGTGGCCCGTGCCGTCGAGGACGTGCACCGGCTGCAGCAGCAGGGCTGGCGGCTCGTGCTCGCGACCGAAGGACACGGCCCGGCCCAGCGGATGGTCGAGCAGCTGCGCGCGGCGGACGTGCCCGCGCGGCTCGTCGCGACGGTGGACGACGAGCCGGAGGGCGGCGTCGTGCTCGTCGTCCCCGCACCCGTCGGGCCCGGCTTCGTCCACGAGGCCCTGCACCTCGCCGTGTTCAGCGAGGCCGACCTCACGGGCCGGGCGGGGTCGAGCACGCGTGACATGCGGCGGATGCCGAGCCGGCGGCGCAACGTCGTCGACCCCCTGCAGCTGCGGCCCGGTGACTTCGTCGTCCACGAGCAGCACGGTGTGGGGCGGTTCGTCGAGCTCGTGCAGCGCACGATCGGCTCCGGGGCGTCGGCCGCCACGCGCGAGTACCTGGTGGTCGAGTACGCGAGCTCGAAGAGGGGCCAGCCCGGCGACCGGCTCTACGTGCCGACCGACCAGCTCGACCAGGTCACCAAGTACGTCGGCGGCGAGGCTCCCACGCTCAACCGCATGGGCGGCTCGGACTGGCAGAAGACGAAGGGCCGCGCCCGCAAGGCGGTCAAGGAGATCGCCGCCGAGCTGATCCGCCTGTACTCGGCGCGCATGGCGACCCCCGGCCACGCGTTCGCGCCGGACACCCCGTGGCAGCGTGAGCTCGAGGACGCGTTCGCGTACGTCGAGACCCCCGACCAGCTCGCGACGATCGACGAGGTCAAGGCCGACATGGAGAAGACGGTCCCCATGGACCGGCTGGTCTGCGGCGACGTCGGCTACGGCAAGACCGAGATCGCGGTGCGGGCGGCGTTCAAGGCCGTGCAGGACGGCAAGCAGGTGGCGGTGCTCGTGCCGACCACGCTGCTGGTGCAGCAGCACCTCGACACGTTCGCGGAGCGCTACGCGCCGTACCCGGTGAACGTGAAGGCGCTGTCGCGCTTCCAGACGGCCAAGGAGTCGACGGAGGTCGTCGAAGGGCTCGCCGACGGGTCGGTCGACGTGGTCATCGGCACCCACCGCCTCATCACCGGCAGCATCCGGTTCAAGGACCTGGGCCTGGTCATCATCGACGAGGAGCAGCGCTTCGGCGTCGAGCACAAGGAGACGCTCAAGGCGCTGCGCACCAACGTCGACGTGCTCGCGATGAGCGCGACGCCGATCCCGCGGACGCTCGAGATGGCCGTGACCGGGATCCGGGAGATGTCGACGCTCGCGACCCCGCCGGAGGAGCGGCACCCCGTCCTGACGTTCGTCGGCCCGTACGACGAGAAGCAGATCTCGGCGGCGATCCGCCGTGAGCTGCTGCGCGAGGGGCAGGTGTTCTTCGTCCACAACAAGGTCGACTCGATCGAGCGCACCGCGTCGCGGCTGAACGAGCTCGTCCCCGAGGCCCGGATCGCGGTGGCCCACGGGAAGATGGGTGAGCACCGCCTCGAGCAGGTCATCGTCGACTTCTGGGAGAAGAAGTTCGACGTGCTGGTCTGCACGACGATCGTCGAGACGGGCCTGGACATCTCCAACGCCAACACCCTGATCCTCGAGCGTGCCGACCGGCTGGGGCTCTCCCAGCTGCACCAGCTGCGCGGGCGGGTGGGCCGTGGGCGCGAGCGCGCGTACGCGTACTTCCTGTACCCGCCGGAGGTGCCGCTCACGGAGACCGCGCACGACCGGCTGCAGACGATCGCCGCCCACACCGACCTGGGCGCCGGCATGGCCGTGGCCATGAAGGACCTCGAGATCCGCGGTGCGGGCAACCTGCTCGGCGGCGAGCAGTCGGGGCACATCGAGGGCGTCGGGTTCGACCTGTACGTGCGGATGGTCGGGGAGGCCGTGGCGTCGTTCCGCGGGGAGCAGACCGAGGAGCAGCCCGACGTCACGATCGAGCTGCCGGTGGACGCGCACGTCCCGCACGACTACATCGCGCACGAGCGGCTGCGCCTGGAGGCGTACCGCAAGATCGCGGCGGCGACCGACGACGCGATGCTGCGCGAGGTCCACGCCGAGCTGGTGGACCGCTACGGGCCCGTGCCGGCCGCGGTCGACAACCTTTTCGAGGTGGCGCAGTTCCGCCTGCACGCCCGGTCCGCGGGCCTGGCGGACGTCACGGCGCAGGGCCGGTTCGTGCGCTTCGCGCCGGTGTCGCTGCCGGAGTCGGCGCAGCTGCGGCTGAAGCGGCTGTACCCCGGCTCGGTCCTCAAGCCGGCGGTCCGCACGGTGCTCGTGCCGTTCCCGACGACGGCCCGCGTCGGCGGCAAGCCGCTGCACGGGCGCGAGGTGATGACGTGGGCGCGGCAGTTCATCGACGCGATCGTGCGCGGCGACGTGTCGGCGGCGGCCGCGGCGGGCACGGCGGCACGGTGACGCCCTCGTCGCACGGGGTGGGGCGGCGTGCCGGGGAGCGCCGGACCAGGGCCTACGATGGCGGCCGAGTCCAACGGAACGTGAGCGGGAGGCCCTGGTGACGGTGCGACGGACGCGAGGACGCGGACGGGTGGTGGCGGCGGTGGTCGCGGCGGGCGGTCTGCTCGTGGGGTGCTCGGGGCAGCCGGGTGCGGCGGCGGTCGTCGACGGACGCACGATCACGACGGCCGAGCTGGCGACCGCGCAGGAGGAGCTCGCGCCGATCTTCGCGGGGGCCCGTACGCAGGACGTCCTCGGGGTCATGATCACCGAGCCGATCGCCCTCGAGGTGGCGGCCGACGAGGGCGTCGGGGTCAACGACGAGCAGGCACGCGAGCTGCTGCGCACCGTCGCGGTGCAGGCGCTGGGCGAGGAGGAGGGCTCCGCGCGGGAGTTCGGGCCGGGCGCGCTCGCCGTGGCGCGGTACTCGCTCGCGATCGCCGCGCTGCAGGACCTGCCCACGGCGCAGGCCGCTGCCGACGAGTACCAGGAGCGCGTGGCCGCCGCCGACATCGAGGTCAACCCGCGGTTCGGCGAGTTCACCGACGACCTGCTCGTCGCGCCGCCCACGACACCGTCCTGGGTGGTCCCCGAGGGTGGCCGCAACGCTCCCGCGGAGGGTGCGACGCCCGCGCCCGCGCCCCGGTGACACCCTGACCGACGTGACGACGCCCGGTCCGGGCGAGGTCCCGCTCACCGCGCGGCAGGCGGCCGCGCTCGCGCGTGCCGTCGCCGTGCTGGACCGGCTGCGGTCGCCCGGGGGCTGCCCCTGGTACGCGCTGCAGACGCACGCGTCGCTCCTGCCCTACGCGGTCGAGGAGGCGCACGAGCTCGTCGAGGCGGTCGAGGCCGGCGACCGCGCCGGGTTGCGCGAGGAGCTCGGGGACGTCCTGCTCCAGGTCCTGTTCCACGCGCGGGTGGCCGCCGAGGACGAGGACGACCCGTTCGACGTGGCCGACGTGGCCGACGCGCTCGTCGCCAAGCTGGTGCGCCGCAACCCGCACGTCTTCGACGCCGACGGCGACGGGGAGATCGACGTCGCTGCCGTGCTGGAGCGCTGGGAACGGCTCAAGCGGGCCGAGAAGCCGGCGCGGACGTCGGCGCTCGACGGCGTCCCGGCCACGATGGGTGCGCTCGCGCGCGCACAGAAGCTCGTCGCGCGGGCCGACCAGGCAGGGCTGCTCGCCGCAGCCCCACCCCCGACGGCCCCGGTCGGCGACGCGGTGACCGAGGTGGCCCTGGGCGACGCGCTGCTGGGGCTCGTCGCCGCGGCCCACCGCGCGGGCGTCGACGCCGAGGCCGCACTGCGCCGTGCGACCGCGACGTGGGAGTCCGTGGCCCGCCGGGCCGAGGGCTGACAGCGGCCACCTCGGACGTCGGAGACCGGGCTCGTCTCGAAGGGTGGGACGCGAGGGCTCGGACCGGGGACTCACCTGCCCGTGCGGCCCGGGAGAATGCACCTGTGGGGGTCGAAGGTCCGACCCAGCCGCGATCGCGTCCGGTGAGGATTGACCCCGCGAGCAGGACCCACGTCCCGCTCACCGTCCCGTCGAAGGAGAGCACGCATGAGGATCGGCGTCCCGCGCGAGCAGCGCCCGGGAGAGCGGCTCGTCGCCGCGACGCCCAAGACCGTCGCCAAGCTCCGTGACCTGGGGTACGAGGTCCTCGTCGAACGTGACGCGGGCGTCGCCGCGACGTTCACCGACGAGGCCTACGCCGCCGCGGGGGCCACGCTCGCCGAGCGGGCGGACGTGCTGGCGTGCGACGTCGTCACCGCGGTGCACCTGCCGTCGGACGTCGACGCGATGCGCCCCGGCGCGACGCTCGTCGCGACCATGGCGCCCTTCGCCGACCCCGACCTGGCGGCACGCCTGGCCGGTCACGGGATCACGGCACTCGCGCTCGACGCGGTCCCGCGCATCTCCCGCGCGCAGGCGCTCGACGTGCTGTCGACGCTGTCGAACGTCGCGGGCTACCGCGCCGTGATCGAGGCGGCCGAGGAGTTCGGCGGGATGTTCACCGGTCAGGTGACCGCCGCCGGCAAGACCCCGCCCGCCAACGTCTTCGTCATCGGCGCGGGCGTCGCCGGGCTCGCCGCGCTCGGCACCGCCAGCAGCCTCGGCGCTCAGGTGCGGGCGTTCGACGTCCGACCCGAGGTCGGCGAGCAGATCGAGTCCATGGGGGCGACCTTCGTCCAGGCGGAGGGTGCCAACCAGGAGGTCTCGACGGACGGCTACGCCCGCGAGCTCACGGCGGAGCAGGAGCAGCTGACGGCCGCGATGTACGCCGAGCAGACCGCCTGGGCGAACGTCGTCGTCACCACCGCCCTCGTGCGGGGCCAGGCGCCGCGCACGATCACCAAGGACATGGTCGAGGCCATGACCCCCGGCTCGGTGATCGTCGACCTCGCCGCGTCCGGCGGCGGCAACTGCGAGCTCACC
This window harbors:
- a CDS encoding Re/Si-specific NAD(P)(+) transhydrogenase subunit alpha, with protein sequence MRIGVPREQRPGERLVAATPKTVAKLRDLGYEVLVERDAGVAATFTDEAYAAAGATLAERADVLACDVVTAVHLPSDVDAMRPGATLVATMAPFADPDLAARLAGHGITALALDAVPRISRAQALDVLSTLSNVAGYRAVIEAAEEFGGMFTGQVTAAGKTPPANVFVIGAGVAGLAALGTASSLGAQVRAFDVRPEVGEQIESMGATFVQAEGANQEVSTDGYARELTAEQEQLTAAMYAEQTAWANVVVTTALVRGQAPRTITKDMVEAMTPGSVIVDLAASGGGNCELTVPGERVVSDNGVIILGYTDLPSRMPQHTSQLFGTNIVHLLALLTPGKDGQVVLDLEDPVQRGMTVTTGGDVTWPPPPVAVSAAAPVATAPVETPEELAAKKAAAAEAAARRSRRNGVLAVLGAVLTVLALTAAPASFLLHATVFALAVVVGYYVISNVSHSLHTPLMATTNAISGIILVGALLQIGNASWVVSTLAFVAATVAAINIFGGFLVAFRMIHMFRKEA